The Williamsia sp. DF01-3 genome has a window encoding:
- a CDS encoding spore photoproduct lyase family protein, whose product MTSPSSAHPHSPLLQVRRIWAEPEAQADLRGQQVLARFPDAEIIDVESHWQIPSLHGNEGNVDRWVRVKTEDLVLGVKKSLTARPNGRSADWIAPSTANGCAMACAYCYVPRRKGYANPVTVFTNIDAIIGYLGRHIRRQGAKPAPNQCDPIDWVYDIGENSDCSVDATISDNVADLIAFFARQAGAKASFATKYVNRDLLDLDPRRGTRIRFSLMPEADSRLLDIRTSTIDDRLAVLNDFVDAGYQVHLNFSPVVLSAGWRERWTELLRRLDDATDERFKQQAAVEIITLTHNRDLHEVNLGWHPKAEEVLWTPGIQQTKRSQTGGINVRYRNTVKADAVHTMVELIATHAPWLTVRYAF is encoded by the coding sequence GTGACCTCTCCGTCGTCTGCGCACCCCCACTCACCGCTGCTGCAGGTGCGCCGGATCTGGGCCGAGCCGGAGGCCCAAGCCGATCTGCGCGGCCAGCAGGTGCTCGCGCGATTCCCCGACGCCGAGATCATCGACGTCGAGTCGCACTGGCAGATCCCGTCGTTGCACGGCAACGAGGGCAATGTCGATCGATGGGTGAGGGTCAAGACCGAAGATCTTGTCCTCGGTGTGAAGAAGTCGCTGACGGCGCGACCCAACGGGAGGTCGGCTGACTGGATCGCGCCGTCGACGGCCAACGGGTGCGCCATGGCCTGCGCCTACTGCTACGTACCGCGGCGGAAGGGTTACGCCAACCCGGTCACCGTGTTCACCAACATCGACGCCATCATCGGCTATCTCGGCAGGCACATCCGGCGGCAGGGCGCCAAGCCCGCGCCCAATCAGTGCGACCCGATTGATTGGGTCTACGACATCGGCGAGAACAGCGACTGCAGCGTGGATGCGACCATCAGCGACAACGTCGCCGACCTCATCGCGTTCTTCGCCAGACAGGCCGGCGCCAAGGCCAGCTTTGCCACCAAGTACGTGAACCGGGACCTGCTCGACCTCGACCCGAGGCGGGGCACCCGCATCCGGTTCTCGCTGATGCCGGAGGCGGACTCGAGGTTGCTCGACATCCGTACGTCGACCATCGACGACCGCCTTGCGGTGTTGAACGACTTCGTCGACGCCGGGTACCAGGTGCACCTGAACTTCTCGCCGGTGGTCCTCTCGGCCGGATGGCGGGAGCGCTGGACGGAGCTGCTCCGCCGTCTGGACGATGCGACGGATGAACGCTTCAAACAGCAGGCGGCTGTCGAGATCATCACGCTCACCCACAACCGCGACCTGCACGAGGTGAACCTCGGCTGGCACCCCAAGGCCGAAGAGGTGTTGTGGACTCCGGGCATCCAGCAGACCAAGCGGTCGCAGACGGGCGGTATCAACGTGCGGTATCGCAACACCGTCAAAGCCGACGCCGTGCACACGATGGTCGAGCTGATCGCGACGCACGCCCCGTGGCTGACTGTCCGCTACGCGTTCTGA
- a CDS encoding PAS domain-containing sensor histidine kinase — MPELTASDYERLVRSLRYCVLVHDAVTKDILWANPAAAELLEFSVEELRPLKAPDMSARERRYRRSVGRQWLQDAADNGVAVTEWAYRAKSGRVILTEAIAIRVELSARPVVMVQFRDIEHEALMRSNLVRTEADLTRTEARLAAFLRSMSEGILVLDDDGLITYASEAAAALLDSSVDDLVGAQFINFCRPGESRLSVQAALGRTARHGEPESIRYELALPSGRVRWHSGSCQHIEIENDLSGSLLLCHDVTEHVLTEQAHRRDAQYLNHLARYNAMGDMAMAIAHELAQPLAAATNYLAGTQSRLGDSQSGQEDIHRGLEHARRQLDRANNIVRSLREYVTTLEESQQHTDLNDIVAECAYFIDLRARERGVIVQYAPAEDPVEVVCERVLTGQVVLNLCFNAIEEMAEWPAEQRVVSVAVRRERDFGVFTVTDQGKGLSHMPSGRIFDGAFTDKSTGHGIGLALSHRIITRQGGTLSARENFPRGAVFEFHLPLGDDPDPTGQNA; from the coding sequence GTGCCCGAATTGACGGCAAGCGACTACGAGCGCCTGGTCAGGTCATTGCGGTACTGCGTCCTCGTACACGACGCGGTGACGAAAGACATCCTGTGGGCCAACCCGGCGGCCGCCGAACTCCTGGAGTTCAGCGTGGAAGAACTGCGTCCCCTCAAGGCACCGGACATGAGTGCCCGCGAACGCCGGTACCGGCGGTCGGTCGGCCGCCAATGGCTGCAGGACGCCGCGGACAACGGTGTGGCGGTCACCGAATGGGCGTACCGGGCCAAGAGCGGCCGGGTCATCCTCACCGAGGCGATCGCCATTCGCGTCGAGCTGTCCGCCCGCCCGGTGGTGATGGTCCAGTTCCGCGACATCGAGCACGAAGCGCTGATGCGTAGCAACCTGGTACGCACCGAGGCCGACCTGACCAGAACCGAGGCACGTCTGGCGGCCTTTCTACGGAGCATGAGCGAAGGCATTCTTGTCCTCGACGACGACGGCCTGATCACGTACGCCAGTGAGGCAGCGGCCGCGTTGCTCGACTCGTCGGTCGACGACCTGGTCGGCGCACAGTTCATCAACTTCTGCCGCCCGGGAGAATCCAGACTGAGCGTGCAGGCCGCGCTGGGGCGCACAGCGCGCCACGGTGAACCAGAGAGCATCCGCTATGAGCTGGCTCTGCCGAGTGGACGTGTGCGATGGCATTCGGGTAGTTGTCAGCACATCGAGATCGAGAACGACCTCAGCGGTTCTCTTCTGCTGTGTCATGACGTGACCGAGCACGTCCTCACCGAGCAAGCGCATCGCCGTGACGCCCAGTACCTCAATCATCTGGCCCGGTACAACGCGATGGGCGACATGGCCATGGCCATCGCTCATGAACTCGCCCAGCCGCTCGCTGCCGCCACCAACTACCTGGCGGGTACACAGAGCCGCCTCGGCGACAGCCAGTCGGGGCAGGAAGACATCCACCGCGGACTCGAACATGCACGCAGACAACTCGATCGGGCCAACAACATCGTGCGGAGCCTTCGGGAGTACGTCACCACTCTCGAGGAGTCACAGCAGCACACCGACCTCAACGACATCGTCGCGGAGTGTGCCTATTTCATCGACCTGCGCGCCCGGGAGCGCGGCGTCATCGTGCAGTACGCCCCAGCCGAAGACCCGGTCGAAGTGGTGTGCGAGCGGGTGCTGACCGGGCAGGTGGTGCTCAACCTGTGTTTCAACGCCATCGAGGAGATGGCGGAGTGGCCGGCGGAGCAACGAGTGGTGTCGGTGGCGGTGCGGCGGGAGCGCGACTTCGGCGTCTTCACCGTCACCGATCAAGGGAAAGGCTTGTCACACATGCCTTCCGGCCGCATTTTCGACGGCGCGTTCACCGACAAGTCGACCGGCCACGGCATCGGGCTGGCCCTGAGCCACCGGATCATCACCCGCCAGGGTGGCACCCTGTCGGCGCGCGAGAACTTCCCTCGAGGCGCCGTGTTCGAGTTCCATCTCCCCCTCGGCGACGATCCGGATCCGACTGGTCAGAACGCGTAG
- a CDS encoding acyl-CoA dehydrogenase family protein: MTTESVTQKVSAEPAGPARDAAFDHALEVLRARRDEFNEQRFVPKDYIELLKRAGIYRASTPAAFGGEPVPPADFMRLIERISAVDPATGWVSSFGSALVYFAALPVETQEKIYAEGPDVAYAGGLFPMQKAERVDGGFLCSGVWQFASGCRGADILGIGLVGGPDTGGKPLTALVHPDDVEIVDNWSVAGMKATGSHSIRAERLFVPDEMTFVRGGAPQVDEPLTRYPSLAYAAQVLAVVALGAARGALDHVIEVGAAKSSITGGEAKGNRPAYKSGVAKAEAELRSARAFFYETSEQVWRKAVADEPISDTDRAMLRLCATHAAHVGRAVVLQAFDLAGTGAIYETHPLQRYVQDALVPAQHAMLQTHTYEAAGALILGLDAGIPSFP; this comes from the coding sequence ATGACGACCGAGAGCGTGACGCAGAAGGTGTCCGCGGAACCGGCGGGTCCGGCACGAGACGCGGCTTTTGATCACGCACTCGAGGTGCTCCGAGCACGTCGCGACGAGTTCAACGAGCAGCGGTTTGTGCCGAAGGACTACATCGAACTCCTCAAGCGCGCCGGGATCTATCGGGCCTCCACGCCTGCCGCGTTCGGCGGTGAGCCCGTGCCGCCCGCCGACTTCATGCGACTGATCGAGCGCATCTCCGCTGTCGATCCGGCCACGGGATGGGTCTCGAGCTTCGGTTCGGCGCTGGTCTACTTCGCGGCTCTGCCCGTCGAGACCCAGGAGAAGATCTATGCCGAAGGGCCCGATGTCGCCTATGCCGGTGGTCTTTTCCCGATGCAGAAGGCCGAGAGGGTCGACGGTGGCTTCCTCTGCTCGGGCGTATGGCAGTTCGCCAGCGGATGCCGCGGCGCGGACATCCTGGGCATCGGACTCGTCGGTGGGCCGGACACCGGAGGCAAGCCACTGACCGCCCTCGTCCACCCCGACGATGTGGAGATCGTCGACAACTGGTCGGTGGCCGGGATGAAGGCCACCGGAAGCCACTCGATCCGCGCTGAGAGGCTGTTCGTCCCCGACGAGATGACCTTCGTCCGGGGCGGGGCCCCGCAGGTCGACGAACCCCTCACCCGGTATCCGTCGCTGGCCTACGCCGCGCAGGTGCTTGCGGTGGTGGCGCTGGGCGCGGCCAGGGGAGCTCTCGATCACGTCATCGAGGTGGGGGCGGCCAAGTCGTCCATCACCGGCGGAGAGGCGAAGGGCAATCGGCCCGCCTACAAGTCGGGAGTTGCCAAGGCCGAGGCGGAGTTGCGGTCGGCGCGCGCGTTCTTCTACGAGACCTCCGAGCAGGTATGGCGCAAAGCTGTTGCCGATGAGCCCATCTCGGACACGGACCGCGCGATGTTGAGGCTGTGTGCAACACACGCCGCGCATGTCGGGCGTGCTGTGGTGCTGCAGGCGTTCGACCTTGCGGGCACCGGCGCGATCTACGAGACCCACCCACTGCAGAGATATGTGCAGGACGCACTTGTTCCCGCACAGCACGCCATGCTGCAGACCCATACGTACGAGGCAGCCGGCGCGCTGATCCTCGGGCTGGACGCCGGGATTCCCAGCTTCCCCTGA
- a CDS encoding SDR family NAD(P)-dependent oxidoreductase: MMRDEHATQTGIAVVTGAAGGMGRHIASRLHADGHQVLLTDIAVDAAESFAAELSPDGTTARAVALDVAHRAEFARVLDECRELWGVPTILVNNAAVTQAADLMTLGEEDFTRVLTTNVNSIFFGCQIFGAAMAAEGYGRIVNMASLAGQNGGTATGGHYASSKGAILTATKIFARELAAQGVTVNAIAPGPHDLPVVRATVPPEKLDAVIAGIPVGRLGDPAFIGDVVSLLTSVGASFVTGACWDVNGGLYLR, encoded by the coding sequence ATGATGCGAGACGAGCACGCCACACAGACCGGGATCGCGGTGGTGACCGGGGCGGCAGGGGGGATGGGCCGTCACATCGCCAGCCGACTGCACGCGGACGGCCATCAAGTTCTCCTCACCGACATCGCGGTTGATGCGGCCGAGTCGTTCGCGGCCGAACTGTCACCCGATGGCACCACCGCACGTGCGGTGGCACTGGATGTGGCCCACCGAGCAGAGTTCGCCCGCGTGCTCGACGAGTGCCGCGAACTCTGGGGTGTACCAACCATTCTGGTGAACAACGCCGCAGTCACCCAGGCTGCCGACCTGATGACCCTCGGCGAAGAGGACTTCACGCGGGTGCTGACGACAAACGTCAACAGCATCTTCTTCGGTTGCCAGATATTCGGTGCGGCAATGGCCGCGGAGGGGTACGGCCGAATCGTCAACATGGCCTCGCTGGCCGGTCAGAACGGTGGGACCGCGACGGGTGGTCACTATGCGTCGTCGAAAGGCGCGATCCTCACGGCCACCAAGATCTTTGCCCGAGAGCTCGCAGCGCAGGGGGTGACGGTGAACGCCATAGCGCCTGGCCCACATGATCTTCCGGTGGTCCGCGCCACCGTACCGCCCGAGAAGCTGGATGCGGTGATCGCGGGTATCCCGGTCGGCAGGCTCGGCGACCCGGCGTTCATCGGTGACGTGGTCAGTTTGCTGACCTCCGTCGGCGCGAGTTTTGTCACGGGCGCATGCTGGGACGTCAACGGCGGTCTCTACCTTCGCTGA
- a CDS encoding response regulator transcription factor, with protein sequence MSDQPTDDPRPATVYVVDDDPELCESVAWLLDSIGITPRIFHSADEFLSAYNGDHAACIVLDVRMPQISGTRLQEKLTAFAPHVAIIFVSAHGDIRMSVSTLQAGALDFLEKPYEPQRLLDAVQAGVEKADSRFRQFRLQQAVQLKVASLTPRERQILALVVEGLPSQNIARRLGMSVKTVDVHRARIKSKTDADSISTLVRDVLRFDVDIAVDHD encoded by the coding sequence ATGTCCGATCAGCCAACCGATGACCCACGACCGGCAACGGTCTACGTTGTCGATGACGACCCCGAACTCTGCGAGTCGGTGGCTTGGTTACTCGACAGCATCGGCATCACTCCGCGGATCTTCCACAGCGCCGACGAGTTCCTGTCGGCGTACAACGGCGACCACGCGGCGTGCATCGTGCTCGATGTCCGGATGCCCCAGATCAGCGGAACCCGCTTGCAGGAGAAGCTGACTGCGTTTGCGCCCCACGTGGCGATCATCTTCGTCTCCGCCCACGGCGACATCCGGATGTCGGTGAGTACCCTGCAGGCCGGGGCACTCGACTTCCTCGAGAAACCATACGAACCGCAGCGCTTGCTCGACGCGGTGCAGGCGGGCGTCGAGAAGGCCGACAGCAGGTTCCGGCAGTTCCGTCTGCAGCAGGCGGTGCAGCTCAAGGTGGCGTCGCTGACACCTCGAGAACGCCAGATCCTCGCGCTGGTGGTCGAGGGGCTACCCAGCCAGAACATCGCCCGTCGTCTCGGGATGAGTGTCAAGACGGTCGACGTGCACCGCGCGCGGATCAAGAGCAAGACCGACGCGGACAGCATCAGCACGCTGGTGCGTGACGTCCTGCGCTTCGACGTCGACATCGCCGTCGACCACGACTAG
- a CDS encoding amidase translates to MVIAEHLTRSIEDQAAAVGNGDVTAEELASAVRQEIEAAETRIAAWVHLSTETVDEARERDRDRDRDNGSLPLRGVSVGVKDLIDVAGIPTRAGSSTTSADPVLADAPCVARLRELGAVVQGKTVTTEFGYFAPGPTRNPFAIDHTPGGSSSGSAAAVGAGAVPLALGTQTAGSLTRPASFCGAAGMVFAHGTTDLAGVCGLSESLDSLGMLTRTVSDLAYVYSSFTGRELQPSSTDTNTVFVWDGTALGDIEPPMARLIEQAPTLFREAGRATARLEWDDQVRELARDHLTVMAHEAAITLDAVYNQHSQTLSDPLRQLIDDGRNTSEGDRDAALDRRERLREQLVDRIGRSIIVGPAALGPAPAGLAATGSPVLSRPWQLLGAPVVTVPGARTVAGLPLGLQLIGHPGHEGELFDVAIALEAVLRSLPPVQG, encoded by the coding sequence ATGGTGATCGCTGAGCACCTGACACGGTCGATCGAGGATCAGGCGGCCGCCGTCGGCAACGGTGACGTGACCGCCGAGGAACTCGCCTCAGCAGTCCGCCAGGAGATCGAAGCCGCCGAAACGCGTATCGCGGCTTGGGTTCACCTGTCGACCGAGACGGTGGACGAAGCACGCGAACGAGACCGGGACCGGGATCGGGACAACGGCTCACTGCCACTGCGCGGAGTCTCCGTGGGGGTCAAGGACCTCATCGACGTCGCCGGAATCCCTACGCGCGCCGGATCGTCGACCACGTCGGCCGACCCTGTCCTCGCCGACGCACCCTGCGTCGCCCGGCTGCGCGAGCTCGGCGCCGTGGTCCAGGGCAAAACCGTCACAACCGAATTCGGGTACTTCGCACCAGGTCCGACGCGAAACCCCTTCGCGATCGATCACACGCCTGGCGGTTCTTCGAGCGGCTCCGCGGCTGCCGTGGGAGCCGGCGCGGTGCCGCTTGCCTTGGGTACCCAAACCGCAGGGTCACTCACCCGTCCGGCGTCGTTCTGCGGCGCGGCAGGAATGGTATTCGCGCACGGCACAACCGACCTGGCGGGTGTGTGCGGATTGAGCGAATCGCTCGATTCGCTGGGGATGCTCACCCGTACGGTGTCCGACCTGGCGTACGTGTACTCGTCGTTCACCGGCCGGGAACTGCAGCCGAGCAGCACAGACACCAACACCGTATTCGTCTGGGACGGAACGGCACTCGGGGACATCGAACCGCCGATGGCGCGATTGATCGAGCAGGCGCCCACGCTCTTCCGTGAAGCAGGCCGTGCGACTGCACGTTTGGAGTGGGATGATCAGGTGCGTGAGCTCGCCCGAGATCACCTCACCGTGATGGCCCATGAAGCGGCCATCACGCTCGACGCCGTGTACAACCAGCACTCCCAGACTCTGAGCGATCCTCTTCGACAGCTGATCGACGACGGCCGGAACACATCAGAAGGTGACCGTGATGCCGCCCTCGACCGACGTGAGCGTTTGCGAGAGCAACTCGTGGACCGCATCGGGCGATCGATCATCGTCGGCCCGGCCGCACTCGGGCCGGCACCCGCCGGCCTCGCTGCCACCGGATCGCCTGTCTTGAGTCGGCCGTGGCAGTTACTCGGGGCCCCGGTGGTGACCGTGCCCGGTGCACGTACTGTCGCCGGGCTTCCACTCGGACTGCAACTCATCGGCCATCCTGGCCACGAGGGCGAGCTCTTCGACGTTGCGATTGCCCTCGAAGCCGTCCTACGGTCTCTGCCGCCGGTTCAGGGCTGA
- a CDS encoding flavin reductase family protein: protein MSHPATAPVDPHVFREVMGHYPTGVVVVTGRDSEGDILAMVVGTFNSVSLDPPLVSFMPMMTSRTFAKMRECSSLCINILGGEQEDIVLTIAQRWENKLDGIDWFPSPSGDPVLSESIAWIDTTIWNTVEAGDHWIVLCRVNDMAVANPVSPLIFFQGGYGSFVSTSLMARMDHEILPAIHAAHGARAEVEALANSIGCEVSVFTAVSCDEMATVLSATGVGVDREEGLAHRVPMVPPIGDSYVFSRPIEEQERWVDKLREASAEIKDMHRMRLEFVREHGYLLSFLPVEGSAAYDEMRDATKRYEKGRLTPSQERNIRESIGRASVDYRVREVDEQQVYDVGSIVLPVRDPAGEYSLTLRLGQLPPQSAGSTINTWLDEARAVVRVLEAG, encoded by the coding sequence ATGTCCCATCCCGCTACGGCTCCGGTGGACCCGCACGTGTTCCGAGAAGTGATGGGACACTACCCGACCGGCGTCGTGGTGGTGACCGGCCGCGACAGTGAAGGCGACATCCTCGCCATGGTCGTCGGCACGTTCAACTCGGTGTCTCTTGATCCGCCTCTGGTGTCGTTCATGCCGATGATGACCTCGCGCACTTTTGCGAAGATGCGTGAGTGCTCGTCGCTGTGCATCAACATCCTGGGAGGGGAACAGGAAGACATCGTGCTGACCATCGCGCAGCGTTGGGAGAACAAGCTCGATGGCATCGATTGGTTCCCCTCGCCGTCGGGCGACCCCGTGCTGTCGGAATCGATCGCATGGATCGACACGACCATCTGGAACACCGTTGAGGCAGGCGATCATTGGATCGTCCTGTGTCGGGTCAACGACATGGCGGTGGCGAATCCGGTGTCCCCCCTGATCTTCTTCCAGGGCGGCTACGGCAGTTTCGTATCCACGTCGTTGATGGCACGCATGGATCACGAGATCCTGCCTGCCATCCACGCCGCTCACGGTGCTCGTGCCGAGGTCGAGGCGCTGGCCAACTCGATCGGATGCGAGGTGTCGGTGTTCACCGCGGTCAGCTGCGACGAGATGGCCACCGTGCTGTCTGCCACCGGGGTAGGAGTCGACCGAGAAGAAGGGCTTGCCCACCGGGTGCCGATGGTCCCGCCGATCGGGGACAGCTACGTCTTCTCCCGGCCCATCGAGGAGCAGGAGCGCTGGGTCGACAAACTGCGCGAGGCAAGTGCAGAGATCAAGGACATGCATCGGATGCGGCTCGAGTTCGTGCGTGAGCATGGCTACCTGCTGTCGTTCCTGCCCGTGGAGGGGAGCGCGGCGTACGACGAGATGCGGGACGCGACAAAACGTTACGAGAAGGGCCGGTTGACCCCATCGCAGGAGCGCAACATACGCGAATCGATCGGCCGGGCATCGGTCGACTATCGGGTCCGCGAGGTCGACGAGCAGCAGGTCTACGACGTCGGCTCGATCGTGTTGCCGGTGCGAGACCCTGCGGGTGAGTACTCATTGACGCTGCGCCTGGGCCAGCTGCCGCCCCAGAGCGCGGGGTCCACGATCAACACCTGGCTGGACGAGGCGCGGGCAGTCGTCCGCGTGCTGGAAGCCGGATGA
- a CDS encoding nuclear transport factor 2 family protein, whose translation MTMNTTDAGGDEALAALAARVEVLEAEAEIRRLQARYMLLCDTPCPDPGIVDDAQRIEAIVDLYTADAVWEGVGEYYNGQFGRAVGRDAIRAHFQNFWGEKQDPALLLNAHYLTSEQVHVDGDTAEGHWIHMQPWLFSDGRSLLRSSRLNNAFRKESGTWKISRTRTENVFIAPLPEEFAESYPSTSVVMKP comes from the coding sequence ATGACGATGAACACGACCGACGCCGGTGGAGACGAAGCGTTGGCGGCCCTCGCCGCACGCGTCGAGGTACTCGAAGCAGAGGCCGAGATACGAAGACTGCAGGCACGTTACATGCTCTTGTGCGACACGCCCTGCCCTGACCCCGGCATAGTCGATGACGCCCAGCGCATCGAGGCGATCGTCGATCTCTACACCGCCGACGCCGTGTGGGAAGGCGTTGGCGAGTACTACAACGGTCAGTTCGGTCGCGCGGTGGGCCGCGATGCAATACGGGCCCACTTCCAGAACTTCTGGGGTGAGAAGCAAGATCCCGCCCTGCTGTTGAACGCGCACTACCTCACCTCGGAACAAGTCCACGTCGACGGTGACACGGCAGAGGGTCACTGGATTCACATGCAGCCGTGGTTGTTCTCCGACGGCAGGAGTCTGCTGCGGTCGAGTCGGTTGAACAACGCGTTCCGGAAAGAGTCCGGGACCTGGAAGATATCAAGGACCCGCACCGAGAACGTTTTCATCGCGCCGCTGCCCGAGGAGTTCGCCGAGAGCTACCCATCCACCTCCGTGGTCATGAAGCCCTGA
- a CDS encoding Rieske 2Fe-2S domain-containing protein, translated as MTIDFSAEKVFDLPPADLVREDRVAGRMYTDPEIFELEMTKIFEKTWVWVAHESELPKAGSFKSTHVGRQPVIVSCDRKGNIHTLLNRCRHRGASVCEKRSGTTNGFTCPYHAWSYGLDGTLRGIPYPDGYEDVMGKEGMGLKKLRTESYAGMVFATLDHDAAPLEDFLGDAKLWMDRFFKQGGGYPVKVLGTHRFKFRGNWKIQLENTTDGYHFPIVHRSWMASVDSETSDMMSFMTDPAAITHDLGNGHSVMQMVPEHSDLDIDDGSEPLQARFDGLVSELKSAGLDDSAVRKLVRAMHGTGFNLNLFPNVSMSISFFRVIRPISVDETWIEHVALGSDGPADIVGPVNRERLRVHEHFQGPFGFGTPDDAEGWDRVQRGAIGGPELPIMVNRGLGREQLSPEGWPTSHVTDETGMRAAYGKWKEMMSDD; from the coding sequence ATGACCATCGACTTCTCCGCGGAGAAGGTCTTTGACCTCCCTCCCGCCGACCTGGTGCGCGAAGATCGCGTAGCGGGCCGTATGTACACCGACCCCGAGATCTTCGAGCTCGAGATGACAAAGATCTTCGAGAAGACATGGGTGTGGGTTGCACACGAGAGTGAGCTCCCCAAGGCCGGCAGCTTCAAGTCGACGCACGTCGGACGCCAGCCCGTCATCGTCAGCTGTGACCGCAAGGGCAACATCCACACGCTGCTCAACAGGTGCCGCCACCGCGGGGCCAGCGTGTGCGAGAAGCGTTCGGGCACCACCAATGGCTTCACCTGTCCCTACCACGCGTGGTCGTACGGACTGGACGGAACGCTACGCGGCATTCCTTACCCCGACGGTTACGAAGACGTCATGGGCAAGGAAGGCATGGGCCTGAAGAAGCTGCGGACCGAGTCGTACGCGGGCATGGTGTTCGCCACGCTCGACCACGATGCTGCGCCTCTCGAGGATTTCCTGGGCGATGCCAAACTCTGGATGGACAGATTCTTCAAGCAGGGTGGCGGTTACCCCGTCAAGGTCCTCGGCACACACCGGTTCAAGTTCCGGGGCAACTGGAAGATCCAGCTCGAGAACACCACCGACGGTTATCATTTCCCGATCGTCCACCGTTCGTGGATGGCCTCGGTCGACTCCGAGACCTCGGACATGATGAGCTTCATGACCGACCCGGCGGCCATCACCCACGACCTCGGCAACGGTCACTCGGTCATGCAGATGGTGCCCGAGCACTCCGATCTCGACATCGACGACGGCAGCGAGCCCCTGCAGGCGCGTTTCGACGGCCTGGTCTCCGAACTGAAGTCGGCCGGTCTCGACGACTCCGCGGTTCGAAAGCTGGTGCGGGCCATGCACGGAACAGGGTTCAACCTCAACCTGTTCCCGAATGTGTCGATGTCGATCTCGTTCTTCCGGGTCATCCGGCCGATCTCGGTGGACGAGACATGGATCGAACACGTCGCGCTCGGATCGGACGGCCCGGCCGACATCGTCGGCCCGGTCAACCGTGAGCGGCTCAGGGTGCACGAGCACTTCCAGGGCCCCTTCGGTTTCGGAACCCCTGACGATGCGGAGGGCTGGGACCGTGTGCAGCGGGGCGCGATCGGCGGACCCGAACTGCCGATCATGGTCAATCGTGGTCTCGGCCGGGAACAACTCTCACCCGAGGGCTGGCCCACCTCACACGTCACAGACGAAACCGGTATGCGCGCTGCATACGGCAAATGGAAGGAGATGATGAGCGATGACTGA
- a CDS encoding aromatic-ring-hydroxylating dioxygenase subunit beta, with protein sequence MPTTDPRIVRATDLIAREAELLDQKSYEPWQQLYSDDALYVIPIDPDEEDFANSLNMVYDDARMRQLRVTRMTEGYAIAAVDSATTARTVSRFVPAGVVDTEDGSTVEVRAAQVLIAYKRGRHDIWAANVDYTIRVAATAQEDKIVRKVIRLIDGRDEVPAAGFLL encoded by the coding sequence GTGCCGACAACGGATCCCCGCATCGTGCGGGCCACCGACCTCATCGCGCGCGAGGCCGAACTACTGGACCAGAAATCGTACGAGCCCTGGCAGCAGCTCTACTCCGATGATGCCCTCTACGTCATCCCGATCGACCCGGACGAAGAAGACTTCGCCAACAGCCTGAACATGGTCTACGACGACGCCCGAATGCGTCAGTTGCGCGTGACGCGGATGACCGAGGGTTACGCGATCGCGGCGGTCGACTCGGCGACGACAGCGCGCACCGTCTCGCGCTTCGTCCCGGCCGGCGTTGTCGACACCGAGGACGGCTCCACCGTCGAGGTTCGCGCCGCGCAGGTCCTGATCGCGTACAAGCGTGGCAGGCATGACATCTGGGCAGCCAACGTCGACTACACGATTCGGGTGGCGGCGACTGCGCAGGAGGACAAGATCGTCCGTAAGGTGATTCGCCTCATCGACGGCAGGGACGAGGTCCCGGCGGCCGGATTCCTGCTATGA